One Euwallacea fornicatus isolate EFF26 chromosome 36, ASM4011564v1, whole genome shotgun sequence genomic window, aaaagaaacttCATATGAAACAAGCTATGCAGAAAGTGAGAATATGTCCACTTCCACGATTTCTAGATCAGAAGAGGCAAGTCGCTTGAAAGATCTAGAAGGATCTTGGGAAGAAAGATATGGAAAGCTTCGCACTTTGGCAATTAAACTGAAAGCAAAAATCAGAGACCAAGTGAATATTATTGGCCAATCACAAAGAGAAAACGAAGATTTAATGAAGAAGCAATCAAATAACGTAAAAACGATTCATAATCTTCAAAACCAAATAGATGAGCTACAAGATAATTTAGACCAGGTTAAgacagaaaataaacaataccTCTCCAAGCTGAATTCAGTGGCCGAGACGATTTCCAAAGACAAGCAGTTGTTAGTGGAAAATGAAGAAACAATTAGCAATTTGAAGAAAGAAATTGATGTACTCAGCACTGAAAAACAAACTGTTGAAAACTGGAAAAAGGAAGTTGGAGCCAAAGTTAAAACTTTGAGGAAAGAACTTGAAgccaaaaatttattgctcaAAGATGCTGAGGGTAAAATCATAAAGTTGGAAGAAGAAATGGAGAAAATGGCTAATCAGTTAAAAATTGAGGAGGAGAGTCACAAACAAACCAAAAATCTATTGGAACAGTCCAGCACAGAAAGCAAGAGAAACTCTGTGCTTAACTTGGAAATGCAGGACTATGAAAGAAGCGTGAAAGAGCTTACATTGAAGATAGACAAGCAGAACAGCGAAATTGGTAACTTACAAACTCAACTGGATCTTCAGAAAAACACAACGAATGCATTGAgagaacaaaacaaaactttagAAGAAAGAATTCAAGAAGAAGAGAATCTGGGTAATTCTactaatcaagaaataaaCACCTACAAGAAAACTATATCAAACCTGGAAGATATTGTGCAGCAAAAAGAGATTAAAATCCTAGATGTTATGAAGCTGTTGGAAACTGTTCGATCTGAGAATGAAGAACTTTCAACTGAGCTCTCCAAAGTTATAGCTGAGCACCAAAAATCACTCAATCTTTTGAAATGTGAAAGAGATCAATTGAGGAACCAATTGTCAAGTACTCAGCAACACTTGAGAGACGCTCAAGATGTGTTGAAGTTAAGGGAAGATGAGTTAGGGGCTATTAAGGGCGATTACGAGACTTACAAGGTGCGGGCGCAGAGtgtgttaaagaaaaatcaaaaccgGGATCTTGGATTGGAGGAGAAATTAAGTGAAGAGCTCAGTTCATGTAGAGAGGAAGTTGTTAAATTGAAGGAGGAACTTAAGCACATTGGGTAAGTTGAGATTCAAAGAAAAGTACGAGTTGCGTGTGGGAGAAAAAACTTAACATAACAGTTAGTGATATTAAGAGAAaccgattttaaaattttgtttgtgatTCTTACCAACTAAAATACTGcaaagataaatttttaatttattaaccgTCATTTCCATCCGATCACACACAATATTGGACATATtatcataataattatttgttctagtgaaaaactagaaaatcaagatattaacaacaaaaaactCACATTTGAGAAAGACCGTTTAGCAAAACTCTCACTGGAATTAGAAACTGAAGTGGATgaacttaaaatatataatgaaCAGCTCAGTGTAAAGCATCAGAAAGCTCTTAATGAGCAAGCAGAGACTATTCGAAACCTCAAGGTATTTTTATCTACTTATCTTAATGTATCCTTATCATAAATCTTCCCAGGTACATGCCGAAACTTTATCCCAGTGCTATCGCCAGCAGTTATCAGAGCAAGAAGTGCGTCACAATAGAGAAATTATAGAGCTGCAAAGTCGAATTGAGAAAACTCCTTCCCCAGAAACCATTCCTGTGCATCCCAACATGCCTCGAGAAGAAGGAGAGGGATCTGAGAGTGTAGAAAGTAATCCTGCGTTGAACAATGTTCACCCAATCCCCTTGGAAAGACTGCTGGGTAAGTAAAAAGTTCGTTTGAATTTTTCGTGTTCTAATGCTTTTTTTTAGATTCCAAATCTGATGATGAGGTTGTACACTTGAAAAAATCGTTAGTGGAACAGGAAtctaaaataattcatttaacGGCGTTATTATCGGATACGGAGCAGGATTTGGCGAAGCACGTTCAGATGAACAAGGTGCTTAAAGAGGAAATTAGGAGGCAACAGAGGTCTGTTGAAAGGGAGCAACACGCTGAGAATTTAGAGTATATGAagaatgtagtttttaaagtaAGTTATTCGTGTATTTGTattatttgagaattttctgTCTTCCTCTAAAAGGACGTCAattaaaactgttaatttaatttgattatagagATATCACCAGTTCAAATGGAAACCTAGGAATTATGTAAGTGAGAGAAGAACCACACACGTGTTAATATACCTTTGACAAAGACCAACAAAATGGGCAAGGTCAATCTAGCCGACGCCTTCACCTGGATGTTCAGATTAGTATCGATTTCGCTACCTTCGCTGTAATTCGTTAGTCTTTGTCGGAGGCATGCTAAATCTTGTACGGTTCTTCTGCATCTTACACAATCCCTATTACCATTTGAACTGGTGatacttatatattttttccaaaatgaattattgaaGTTTCTATTTGTTTCAGTTTGTTACATTAACTAGCGGCGATGAAAGGGTCCGGTTGGTTCCAGTACTAAAtacaatattaaaactaaGCCCTGAAGAAACACAGAAACTGACCATGGTAGCCAAAGGTGAACCAGGGTTAAAAGCGTGGGCAAACTACTTGCCGTTATGGTCTCCCAATAAACCGCAATAGatttattatatatgtattttaggCCTAAAtccaaatgaaaataaaattttatttattattattatagatttttttttattactaccAAAACTAACTAGGTGTTTAACAATTTACCCTTAAATGAGATTTTGTTAAGTAAAGAGTCGGTTTTTGGCGATTTAAATTTGTGTTCGGGTTCTGCAATGATCC contains:
- the GCC185 gene encoding GRIP and coiled-coil domain-containing protein 2, whose protein sequence is MESQESKKVNLEELSREELLKKCKNLIALAVKAKISKETLQEENNNLREQLDKQLTNDVSTELINTLTNEKLSLVTQIEDLQLKNKHSEISHNSLLNQIQLLETENTSYNRQLKRLEDENEQLISDMSTLEAQISELHKLGIEQKEKLLELEKSNGETIMDLQKKLEVSLEEVKKLNDNLKMRENEVLELTQELQAEKIISSSSRNKGNENCNSHIKKINELKLKNDNFNQQLKDMENVNDKLKDKVAIYHSKLKKFILMSKEIKQEKNQVLQIFKAYTEQIKDWKDQLLTASQQLIMIVRDLQEENRLLKDETKIQMDRFEAENRELKENLRTQNNIETLTENYKTEIDKLNNSINEYIRELALKTSIIEETTKSIKVLEESKKLSETFQQQLVEKNVELQQASEALILSRKEVDMLNEALKKFMDTERRLADQSGDEILRLAQANKILEKKVTILKEEIESVQERVQVNDCAQITEKDMPSTSPENRVNLKRENSEILMEMNQMNHALKERGEIISQLEAHCDEIKKKLQVYESQANRNVDSISEKEATIRALQSELQILKQQSNIHNDSSKDIEIANLKTEVANLKETSYETSYAESENMSTSTISRSEEASRLKDLEGSWEERYGKLRTLAIKLKAKIRDQVNIIGQSQRENEDLMKKQSNNVKTIHNLQNQIDELQDNLDQVKTENKQYLSKLNSVAETISKDKQLLVENEETISNLKKEIDVLSTEKQTVENWKKEVGAKVKTLRKELEAKNLLLKDAEGKIIKLEEEMEKMANQLKIEEESHKQTKNLLEQSSTESKRNSVLNLEMQDYERSVKELTLKIDKQNSEIGNLQTQLDLQKNTTNALREQNKTLEERIQEEENLGNSTNQEINTYKKTISNLEDIVQQKEIKILDVMKLLETVRSENEELSTELSKVIAEHQKSLNLLKCERDQLRNQLSSTQQHLRDAQDVLKLREDELGAIKGDYETYKVRAQSVLKKNQNRDLGLEEKLSEELSSCREEVVKLKEELKHIGEKLENQDINNKKLTFEKDRLAKLSLELETEVDELKIYNEQLSVKHQKALNEQAETIRNLKVHAETLSQCYRQQLSEQEVRHNREIIELQSRIEKTPSPETIPVHPNMPREEGEGSESVESNPALNNVHPIPLERLLDSKSDDEVVHLKKSLVEQESKIIHLTALLSDTEQDLAKHVQMNKVLKEEIRRQQRSVEREQHAENLEYMKNVVFKFVTLTSGDERVRLVPVLNTILKLSPEETQKLTMVAKGEPGLKAWANYLPLWSPNKPQ